The following proteins are co-located in the Armatimonadota bacterium genome:
- a CDS encoding beta-ketoacyl-[acyl-carrier-protein] synthase family protein — translation MSAIEAPSRRVVITGAGVVSCAGMGKQAFWEAVRDGKSGVRRITRFDVSDLRAQIAGEITDFDPLDWVEAKKAAKQGRFVHFSLAAAQMAIEDSDLDLEREDRLGIGVAFGTSGAGNGNIADDHYVRWVESEFQRVDPTGINEIPAHAASSHISIELGLKGPQYSLSTGCVTSVLTVGQAMETIRRGQATCMIAGGSEACLSRPIYHMLARQRVLSTRNDDPKGACRPFDKDRDGLVLGEGAAAVVLESAEHAMKRGARIYGELLGYGVNTEAYHMVISIPTGDELARCLRDAMRMGKLAPNDIDYVCAHGIGNKEYDIGDTLGIKKALGQHAYHIPVTSIKPVPGQCFGAGAAMQLVAACMVLQTETVPPTLNLVEPDEECDLDYVPGTARRGRIDTIALNAHSFGGTHAALIVRRFDERTMG, via the coding sequence ATGTCAGCCATCGAAGCGCCTTCGCGCCGGGTCGTCATCACCGGTGCGGGTGTGGTGTCCTGCGCGGGAATGGGGAAGCAGGCCTTCTGGGAGGCCGTGCGAGATGGCAAGTCAGGCGTGCGCCGCATCACGCGGTTCGATGTGAGCGACCTGCGCGCCCAGATCGCCGGAGAAATCACCGACTTCGACCCGCTGGACTGGGTCGAGGCGAAGAAGGCTGCCAAGCAGGGCCGGTTCGTGCACTTCTCACTGGCGGCCGCCCAGATGGCCATCGAAGATTCCGACCTCGACCTCGAACGCGAGGACCGTCTCGGCATCGGCGTGGCATTCGGCACCAGCGGCGCGGGGAACGGGAACATTGCCGACGACCATTATGTACGCTGGGTGGAGAGCGAATTCCAACGCGTGGACCCCACCGGGATCAACGAGATCCCAGCCCACGCCGCGAGCAGCCACATCTCAATCGAACTAGGGCTGAAGGGGCCCCAGTACTCGCTCTCAACCGGTTGTGTCACATCGGTGCTCACGGTGGGGCAGGCGATGGAGACGATTCGGCGCGGCCAGGCGACCTGCATGATTGCGGGTGGGTCTGAAGCGTGCCTTTCCAGGCCGATCTACCACATGCTCGCACGCCAGAGGGTGCTGTCAACTCGGAACGATGACCCAAAGGGCGCTTGCCGGCCTTTTGACAAGGACCGCGACGGCCTTGTGCTGGGCGAGGGAGCGGCGGCGGTTGTGCTGGAGTCCGCAGAGCACGCCATGAAGCGCGGCGCCCGCATCTATGGCGAGTTGCTGGGATACGGTGTGAACACGGAAGCATACCACATGGTCATCTCCATCCCCACGGGAGATGAGCTTGCACGTTGCCTGCGCGATGCGATGCGCATGGGCAAGCTCGCACCGAACGATATCGACTATGTCTGCGCACACGGGATCGGCAACAAAGAGTACGACATCGGCGACACCCTGGGCATCAAGAAGGCGCTGGGGCAGCATGCGTACCACATTCCGGTGACTTCCATCAAACCCGTGCCCGGCCAGTGCTTCGGGGCTGGCGCGGCGATGCAATTGGTGGCGGCCTGCATGGTTCTTCAGACGGAGACCGTGCCTCCGACGCTCAACCTGGTTGAGCCTGACGAAGAGTGCGATCTCGACTACGTCCCGGGCACTGCACGGCGGGGACGCATTGACACGATCGCGCTGAATGCCCACAGTTTCGGAGGTACACACGCGGCCCTGATCGTGCGCCGTTTCGATGAGCGGACAATGGGATAG
- a CDS encoding sulfatase, translating into MADQRPNIILIVSDDHGRDTVSYGNPSIHTPNLDALAGEGVRFTNGFCTTASCAASRSVILTGLYNHANGTYGHTHGCHHFACFDDTVTLPALLNKAGYRTARAGKRHYAPDALFPFQDGLPEGMFGRDDVCMAEACRPFMQSDEPFFLYWASHNPHRGGGVVAEHPCRPDRFGNPPQSFPGDEERPFDDDEVLVPPYLPDIPETRAELAQYCQSVARLDRGIGRLLQVLRDEGKWDNTVIIYIADNGAAFPGAKTTLYEPGMNLPLIVRSPEHSGRGTTCDALVTWADLTPTILDFAGALDNPEAFHGRSFRGIIDQASPTDWREEAFAAHTFHEITNYYPMRVVRTKQHKFIWNIAHPLTYSFASDLWEAATWQGSLRRGISDYGQRPVEAYLHRPRFELYDLQQDPGETNNLAERPDYAGLVGHFCAKIKDFQKRTNDPWIHKWEYE; encoded by the coding sequence ATGGCTGATCAGCGCCCCAACATCATCCTCATCGTTTCAGACGATCACGGCCGCGATACCGTGTCCTATGGCAACCCGTCCATCCACACCCCGAACCTTGACGCCCTCGCGGGAGAAGGCGTGCGGTTCACCAACGGTTTCTGCACCACCGCTTCCTGCGCCGCGAGCCGAAGCGTGATCCTCACCGGCCTTTACAACCACGCCAATGGCACCTACGGTCACACCCACGGTTGCCACCATTTCGCGTGTTTCGACGACACCGTCACTCTGCCGGCGCTGCTGAACAAGGCGGGCTACCGGACGGCGCGGGCAGGGAAGCGCCACTACGCACCCGACGCACTCTTCCCCTTCCAGGATGGGCTCCCCGAGGGCATGTTCGGGCGGGACGACGTTTGCATGGCCGAGGCCTGCCGGCCTTTCATGCAGAGCGACGAACCGTTCTTCCTTTACTGGGCATCCCACAATCCCCATCGTGGCGGCGGAGTGGTCGCGGAGCACCCGTGCAGACCGGACCGATTTGGCAATCCGCCCCAGTCTTTTCCCGGTGACGAAGAGCGCCCCTTCGACGACGACGAAGTGCTGGTGCCGCCGTACCTGCCGGACATTCCCGAGACCCGGGCCGAACTGGCCCAGTACTGCCAGTCCGTGGCGCGGCTGGATCGGGGCATCGGCAGACTACTGCAGGTACTGCGCGATGAGGGCAAGTGGGACAACACGGTGATCATCTACATCGCCGACAATGGTGCGGCCTTCCCGGGCGCCAAGACCACCCTGTATGAGCCCGGCATGAACCTGCCGCTCATCGTGCGCAGCCCCGAACACTCCGGCCGCGGCACGACCTGCGACGCTCTCGTCACCTGGGCGGATCTCACGCCGACGATTCTGGACTTCGCCGGGGCCCTGGACAATCCCGAGGCCTTCCACGGGCGGTCCTTCCGGGGGATCATCGACCAGGCAAGCCCAACCGACTGGCGCGAGGAGGCCTTCGCGGCCCACACCTTCCACGAGATCACCAACTACTACCCGATGCGAGTGGTACGCACGAAGCAGCATAAGTTCATCTGGAACATCGCTCACCCGCTGACTTACTCCTTCGCTTCCGACCTTTGGGAGGCGGCCACGTGGCAAGGCTCGCTGCGCCGTGGAATTTCCGACTACGGACAGCGACCGGTGGAAGCGTACCTGCATCGCCCGCGGTTCGAGCTCTATGACCTCCAGCAGGACCCGGGCGAGACCAATAACCTTGCCGAGCGTCCGGACTATGCGGGCCTCGTGGGGCACTTCTGCGCGAAGATCAAGGACTTCCAGAAGCGCACCAACGACCCCTGGATTCACAAGTGGGAGTACGAGTAG
- a CDS encoding type II secretion system F family protein, with protein sequence MAYKAPLREQAYAFRELATLVSAGITLNQALDHQVSRPMSPPFRAFFRRASARVGKGEKLSVIMRDHPGMFSDITVALIEAGEQSGRLDKMLTNIAEYLERELELRNMISRETFYAKILVSAVLLIPAAARAIIAWLLESAWRAVVILFQTLMVYLLIGGLPFLAFYLIYRRFAASQTGRNLIDQVKLALPVLGVIIQQVALAKFCRAFAALYEAGISVPECVRLSADACGNRFLASQFHAAAPVVEQGVPLSDALGYTRLSNSLVMRLLETGEQTGNVDTMMDKAAQHLEDESRTRIHRAAVMIVPVVIIIMGIIVGIMIARFYLGFYMGMMD encoded by the coding sequence TTGGCCTACAAGGCCCCGCTGCGCGAACAGGCCTACGCCTTCCGCGAACTCGCCACACTGGTGAGCGCCGGCATCACTCTGAATCAGGCGCTGGACCACCAGGTCTCCCGGCCCATGTCGCCGCCGTTCCGGGCATTCTTCCGGCGGGCCTCCGCCCGCGTCGGCAAGGGCGAGAAGCTGTCCGTGATCATGCGCGACCACCCCGGCATGTTCTCGGACATCACCGTCGCGCTCATCGAAGCGGGTGAGCAAAGCGGCCGCCTGGACAAGATGCTCACTAACATCGCCGAGTACCTGGAGCGCGAGCTCGAACTGCGCAATATGATCTCGCGGGAGACCTTCTACGCGAAGATCCTCGTCTCCGCCGTCCTGCTCATCCCCGCGGCGGCTCGGGCGATCATCGCCTGGCTCCTGGAAAGCGCCTGGCGCGCCGTCGTCATCCTGTTCCAGACGCTCATGGTCTACCTGCTCATTGGCGGCCTGCCGTTCCTCGCGTTCTATCTGATCTACCGCCGGTTCGCGGCTTCCCAGACAGGCCGCAATCTCATCGACCAGGTCAAACTGGCCCTTCCCGTACTGGGCGTCATCATCCAGCAGGTTGCGCTGGCCAAGTTCTGTCGGGCCTTCGCAGCGCTGTATGAGGCGGGTATCAGCGTCCCCGAATGCGTGCGCCTGTCCGCGGATGCCTGCGGGAACCGTTTTCTCGCCTCGCAGTTCCACGCCGCCGCGCCCGTAGTTGAGCAGGGCGTTCCCCTCAGCGACGCCCTGGGCTACACGCGTCTGTCCAACTCGCTGGTCATGCGCCTGCTGGAAACCGGCGAGCAGACGGGCAACGTGGACACCATGATGGACAAGGCCGCCCAGCATCTGGAGGACGAATCCCGGACGCGCATTCATCGCGCGGCGGTGATGATCGTGCCTGTCGTCATCATCATCATGGGCATCATCGTCGGTATCATGATCGCCCGGTTCTACCTCGGGTTCTACATGGGAATGATGGACTGA
- a CDS encoding PAS domain-containing protein: MDLNAVALIAVGVASAALGLVIYLRAPSRPANRLWCLHALLVTGWALLNYGIVVAKDPVVVVAYLRLVHLLSAFVLVTFVDFCSFFPDRLVSSWSLQRVLLYGSALVFGGIACLPGIVRSIEMTPEGPNVEFGWPLALLGLYAIGLLSVANGLLWTKSRQLHGVARVQTVYVLAAAIGFQVMVLITNVILPVITGNTTYSRWGVVTYFFTIATVTAAMAKHSLWDLGSAGRRAAAGVLAVGSLGIAAGLAVSVLLGRMRLYVDDPARLTAFWLVIGTALGFTFTPAYQYFRGLLGRNADEDRERTAKLLRRLEAAVVRSPGNETLLMPMLEAAEEFFGTAFVAAYLRRSGSVYECVGLVDPHSYVATQAPFLAAGNLSGPALRLLNVEGLQEPLYAGDVLRFDASPHAAERLSAMESLHASVVIPMVWQERPLGFFILGPKLSRDIFTAFEASMFAALGAHAAVALKNHELRAQILAEKERTEKIISQMASGLVAVDSRGIISVVNASACELLHRKSSDLVGRHLHILPASLQASLSDALQTGRGSNNPGLPLFSDGELRVALSTFALTNPEGGNDGAAVLFHDLSTEDALRRAQQEAERLRFIRAISAGMAHEIRNPLVAIRTFAELAPRRLDDPEFRESFLDVARSEVGRLEDLVEQFMTLARPTSYAWENVNLRQLAEGAAAAVSASAESRGIGISVVLPEELPELRGNETRLHQALLNLLLNALDATPAGGRVEVRVQPRIAGGQERLGIGVWNSHSYIPPEQMVSLFEPFFTTKASGTGLGLTICHTIAEEHGGEVAVRSDEQTGTEFTLLLPLTPDHQRHPVTTA; encoded by the coding sequence ATGGACCTCAACGCCGTCGCATTGATCGCAGTGGGCGTCGCTTCCGCGGCGCTCGGGCTGGTCATCTACCTGCGGGCACCTTCACGGCCGGCAAACCGTCTCTGGTGCCTGCATGCACTGCTGGTCACCGGGTGGGCTCTGCTGAACTACGGGATCGTCGTCGCCAAGGACCCCGTGGTGGTCGTCGCCTACCTGCGCCTGGTCCACCTGCTCTCCGCCTTCGTCCTGGTTACCTTCGTGGACTTCTGCTCGTTCTTCCCCGATCGTCTTGTCTCCTCCTGGTCTCTTCAGCGGGTCTTGCTGTACGGTTCGGCCCTGGTCTTCGGCGGGATAGCCTGCCTGCCGGGCATCGTGCGCAGCATCGAGATGACCCCCGAGGGCCCCAATGTGGAGTTTGGCTGGCCGCTGGCTCTCCTGGGACTGTACGCCATTGGGTTGCTGTCAGTGGCCAATGGCCTGCTGTGGACCAAGTCGCGCCAACTGCACGGCGTCGCCCGGGTCCAGACGGTCTACGTCCTCGCAGCCGCCATCGGCTTCCAGGTCATGGTGTTGATCACCAACGTGATCCTGCCGGTCATCACCGGCAATACCACGTACTCGCGCTGGGGCGTGGTCACGTACTTCTTCACAATCGCCACCGTTACTGCGGCGATGGCCAAGCATAGCCTGTGGGACCTTGGCTCAGCAGGCCGGCGCGCAGCAGCGGGAGTCCTCGCTGTCGGCAGTCTCGGTATCGCGGCCGGGCTCGCAGTCAGCGTGCTCCTGGGCAGAATGCGGCTCTATGTGGATGACCCCGCGCGGCTGACCGCCTTCTGGCTGGTTATCGGAACCGCTCTCGGTTTCACTTTTACCCCCGCGTACCAGTACTTCCGGGGACTGCTCGGACGCAATGCCGATGAGGACCGAGAGCGGACCGCCAAGCTCCTGCGCAGGCTCGAAGCTGCGGTGGTCCGGTCACCGGGAAACGAGACGTTACTCATGCCGATGCTGGAGGCTGCCGAGGAGTTCTTCGGGACCGCTTTCGTCGCGGCCTACCTGCGCCGGTCAGGGAGCGTGTACGAATGCGTTGGGCTCGTGGACCCGCACTCTTATGTGGCGACACAAGCGCCCTTCCTGGCGGCCGGAAACCTGAGCGGACCGGCGCTGCGGCTGCTCAACGTTGAGGGCTTGCAGGAGCCCCTGTACGCGGGCGATGTCCTGCGGTTTGATGCATCGCCGCACGCTGCCGAGCGCCTGAGCGCCATGGAGAGCCTGCACGCGAGCGTTGTCATCCCCATGGTCTGGCAGGAGCGGCCCCTGGGTTTCTTCATTCTTGGTCCGAAGCTGTCCAGGGACATCTTCACGGCCTTTGAGGCATCAATGTTTGCAGCGCTGGGCGCCCATGCGGCTGTTGCGCTGAAAAACCACGAACTGCGGGCCCAGATACTCGCTGAGAAGGAGCGCACCGAGAAGATTATCTCCCAGATGGCCAGCGGGCTGGTCGCTGTCGACTCACGCGGGATCATAAGCGTGGTCAACGCATCCGCCTGCGAATTGCTTCACCGCAAATCCTCCGACCTGGTGGGCAGGCACCTGCACATACTGCCGGCCTCGCTTCAAGCCAGCTTGTCGGACGCACTGCAGACCGGCCGCGGAAGCAACAACCCGGGGCTGCCACTTTTCTCGGACGGGGAATTGCGGGTTGCACTGAGCACTTTTGCCCTCACGAACCCCGAGGGGGGCAATGACGGAGCGGCAGTGCTCTTCCATGACTTGAGTACCGAAGATGCGCTGCGCAGGGCCCAGCAAGAGGCCGAGCGGCTGCGATTCATCCGGGCGATTTCCGCCGGCATGGCCCACGAGATCCGCAATCCGCTGGTGGCGATCCGGACATTCGCCGAACTGGCTCCGCGGCGTCTGGACGACCCTGAGTTCCGCGAGTCATTCCTGGATGTGGCGAGGTCCGAGGTGGGTCGCCTGGAGGATCTCGTGGAACAGTTCATGACCCTGGCGCGGCCTACCAGCTATGCCTGGGAGAACGTGAACCTGCGCCAGCTTGCTGAAGGGGCCGCGGCGGCGGTGAGCGCCAGTGCAGAATCGCGAGGGATAGGAATCAGCGTGGTGCTGCCCGAGGAACTGCCTGAGCTGCGCGGGAACGAGACGCGCCTGCACCAGGCTCTCTTGAACCTTCTGCTCAATGCACTAGACGCAACGCCGGCTGGTGGCCGCGTCGAGGTCCGGGTCCAGCCGCGAATTGCGGGTGGACAGGAGCGCCTTGGGATCGGCGTGTGGAATTCTCACAGTTACATTCCGCCCGAGCAGATGGTATCCTTGTTTGAGCCATTCTTCACGACGAAGGCTTCCGGCACCGGTCTGGGCCTCACCATCTGTCACACCATTGCCGAGGAGCACGGGGGGGAAGTCGCCGTGCGTTCCGACGAGCAGACGGGCACTGAGTTCACCTTGCTGCTGCCACTTACACCGGACCATCAAAGGCACCCAGTGACTACAGCATGA
- a CDS encoding prepilin-type N-terminal cleavage/methylation domain-containing protein, with protein sequence MRKGFTLIELLVVIAIIAILAAILFPVFARAREKARSASCLSNVKQIGLAVLMYGQDYDERYVSAAWWGSYFWCDRVAPYMKNTQLFVCPSHKGDLCATGTCSNHNAHVRYPDLGYGYNHYHISYPSGFVGLSNQRCPRLCPLPPCSW encoded by the coding sequence ATGCGAAAGGGTTTCACTCTGATTGAACTGCTCGTTGTCATCGCCATCATCGCTATCCTTGCGGCGATCCTCTTCCCGGTCTTCGCAAGGGCCCGCGAGAAGGCACGCTCCGCCAGTTGTCTGTCAAACGTCAAGCAGATCGGGCTCGCCGTTCTCATGTATGGTCAGGACTATGACGAGCGGTATGTGTCGGCAGCCTGGTGGGGAAGCTATTTCTGGTGTGACCGCGTCGCCCCCTACATGAAGAACACCCAGCTGTTTGTCTGTCCGTCCCACAAGGGTGATCTCTGCGCAACCGGTACCTGCAGCAACCACAATGCCCACGTGCGCTACCCGGACCTTGGGTACGGGTACAACCACTATCACATCAGCTATCCCTCGGGTTTCGTGGGGCTATCCAACCAGCGATGTCCGCGGTTATGTCCCCTGCCTCCGTGTTCATGGTGA